Proteins from one Fragaria vesca subsp. vesca linkage group LG6, FraVesHawaii_1.0, whole genome shotgun sequence genomic window:
- the LOC101299879 gene encoding uncharacterized protein LOC101299879 produces the protein MATVSAEDVEYESDPEEAKRSLAMRRRRAASDDEGEEGEGREKPKADRRAPIHSDDESDDQGGAAEYDDDEELVEEEEEEIDEEEEEVEEEEEAFREAYVERGPEGETVLVLKELEGGEGRRSVDGTVDENGENEGGEDEGEEEEKKENEPFAVPTAGAFYMHDDRFRDNAGARNRRTHGGRKLWESKDDRKWGHDKFEEMSQHERHHEEGRRPSRGNFRGRGRNRGIDRGYATGNRSKEYENNNQRQLPKAVRGRGPRRYEPAVRNNRQAPSTQYRQSGKSADKTSQTNSERDFAPPSNAESDPLTARKNVFASSLNSASPPFYPSGSSNKEINLNQKRDAHAGGAKRNTRLSASEENFSGRQTNAYLRGKNVAESVSVGMEKLYIDDSKNPGAGKTLTTVLMPSSGSSIVNATQASHPRVQGRGAVTGQMSYRPVVPQNQMPRAPSPQFHAVQRNPVQNRPQLALQAPPQQLGQRPGSGSQASSPPKTPGEVEPLDSSKSKGALVAKGKGSTQVNGRGTLTYNGAQVIGASGGMGVNHGDQNFPGTPAFLPVMQFGGQHPGGMGVPAVGMAFPGYVAQPQLGGGIGNSEMTWLPVLAGAAGALGAAYCPPYITVDSSYHARPSGETSVGSLSKENNSNKTNNEWKPSQKPEIVGDEYGQRQNKPRRYSQMNVASEVHQNNTELV, from the exons ATGGCTACGGTGAGCGCGGAAGATGTGGAGTACGAGAGTGATCCGGAGGAGGCCAAACGGTCGTTGGCGATGCGGCGGCGGCGTGCGGCGAGCGACGATGAGGGAGAAGAGGGAGAGGGGAGGGAGAAACCGAAGGCGGATCGGAGGGCTCCTATTCACTCTGATGATGAATCGGACGATCAGGGTGGGGCGGCGGAGTATGATGACGACGAAGAGTTGGTAGAAGAGGAAGAGGAAGAGATTGATGAGGAAGAGGAGGAAGTTGAGGAGGAGGAAGAGGCGTTTCGTGAAGCCTATGTGGAGAGAGGGCCGGAAGGTGAGACTGTTTTGGTGTTGAAGGAATTGGAGGGCGGCGAGGGGAGGAGGTCTGTGGATGGAACGGTGGATGAGAATGGGGAGAATGAGGGCGGCGAAGATGAGGGGGAGGAGGAGGAGAAGAAGGAGAATGAGCCCTTTGCAGTGCCCACAGCTGGGGCATTCTATATGCATGATGATCGATTCAGGGACAATGCCGGTGCTCGGAACAG GCGAACACATGGTGGAAGGAAGCTGTGGGAGTCTAAAGATGACAGGAAGTGGGGCCATGACAAGTTTGAGGAGATGTCTCAGCATGAAAGGCACCATGAAGAG GGCAGAAGACCCTCTAGGGGAAATTTTCGGGGTCGAGGTAGAAATCGAGGTATTGATCGTGGGTATGCTACAGGAAACAGGTCGAAAGAGTATGAGAATAATAATCAGAGACAGTTACCCAAGGCTGTGAGAGGGAGAGGGCCCAGAAGGTATGAACCTGCTGTTAGGAATAACAGGCAGGCACCTTCAACACAATACAGACA GTCTGGAAAGTCTGCTGACAAAACATCACAGACTAATTCAGAGAGGGATTTTGCTCCCCCATCAAATGCAGAATCTGACCCACTTACTGCTAGGAAAAATGTCTTTGCGTCAAGCCTGAATTCAGCTTCTCCTCCTTTTTATCCATCAGGATCCTCCAATAAGGAGATCAATCTTAATCAAAAAAGGGATGCACATGCTGGGGGTGCCAAGAGGAATACTCGTCTATCTGCATCAGAGGAGAATTTTTCGGGGCGACAAACCAATGCATATCTGCGAGGAAAGAATGTAGCTGAATCTGTTAGTGTTGGTATGGAAAAGCTTTATATTGATGATTCAAAGAATCCAGGAGCCGGGAAGACTTTAACCACCGTACTGATGCCATCATCTGGGTCTTCAATCGTCAATGCTACTCAAGCTTCTCACCCTAGGGTTCAGGGAAGGGGTGCTGTCACAGGACAGATGAGCTATCGTCCAGTCGTACCTCAAAACCAGATGCCAAGAGCTCCATCACCACAGTTCCATGCTGTTCAGCGCAATCCTGTCCAAAATCGGCCCCAATTGGCTCTTCAAGCTCCTCCCCAGCAGTTGGGCCAACGCCCTGGAAGTGGATCTCAAGCCTCTTCTCCACCTAAAACACCTGGAGAAGTTGAACCATTAGATTCAAGTAAATCTAAAGGTGCACTAGTTGCAAAGGGAAAAGGCAGTACTCAAGTTAATGGCAGGGGAACTCTTACTTACAATGGCGCTCAGGTTATTGGGGCCTCTGGAGGTATGGGTGTCAATCATGGAGATCAGAACTTTCCTGGGACACCCGCCTTTTTGCCTG TTATGCAATTTGGTGGCCAGCACCCTGGGGGTATGGGAGTTCCAGCTGTTGGCATGGCATTCCCTGGATATGTTGCTCAGCCACAACTTGGTGGTGGCATAGGAAATTCTGAAATGACCTG GTTGCCTGTATTAGCGGGCGCTGCTGGAGCTTTAGGGGCTGCCTATTGCCCGCCCTATATTACTGTTGATAGTTCTTATCATGCTCGTCCGTCAGGAGAGACATCTGTGGGTTCATTGAG CAAAGAAAATAATTCAAACAAAACCAATAATGAATGGAAGCCTTCGCAAAAGCCTG AAATAGTGGGTGACGAGTATGGGCAGCGACAAAACAAGCCTCGTAG ATATTCACAAATGAATGTCGCCAGTGAAGTTCATCAAAATAATACGGAGCTTGTTTGA